The following nucleotide sequence is from Streptomyces sp. HUAS CB01.
ACCGCACCGAGGGCCTTGCCCCGGGCGACCAGCGGCACCAGTCGCGCGGAGCGGATCCGGCTGCCGAAGTACGCGCGCAGCCCCTCGTCCCCGGCGCCGGGGAAGAGCGCGGGCAGATCGCTGCGGAAGAGGTCCATGGGCCGGCCCTCGGCGATGACCCGTTCGTACACCGAGCCGAGCGGGACCTGGTAGGTGGTGCCCGCGACGAGCGTCGAGGTGGGGGCGTCCGCCTCGGGGAAGACGGCGGCCATCCGGCGCACCATGCCCTTGCTGGACTCCGTGGCCTCGTCAGGGCCGAGGACCTCCTCCAGCAGTTGGACGTCGGCCGAGTCGGCGAGCTCCGGCACCAGCATCTGCACCACTTCCTCCGCGGTCCGGCGCAGGTCCAGGGTGGTGCCGATGCGTGCGCCGGCGTCGGCGAGGAGCGCGAACCGCCCCTCGGCGCGCCGGGCCTGCGACCGGGCGTCCTCCTGGTCGCTGATGTCGATCAGCGAGGCGATCAGCCCCAGCCGCCGCCCGGTGATGTCGAGCAGCGGGGCGAAGGAGCAGGACCACATGCGGTCGCGGCCGGGCTCGGCGGGGGTGCGGCCGGTGCCCCTTACGTCGACCATCGCCCGGCCCCGCTCCAGGACCTCCCGCATCAGCGACTCGAGGACCTCGACGTTGACTCCCGGGACGACCTCCGTGGGCCGCTTGCCGAGGTGGCCGGCCGCGGGGACGCCGTTCATCCGCGCCAGCGCGTCGTTGACGCGCAGGTAGCGCAGGTCGGGGCCGAGCATGGCCAGCCCGATGGGCGACTGGGTGAACAGCCCCTCCATGGCCGCCAGCGAGTCCCGCATCCGCAGCACGGCGGAGGTCTCGACGGCGATCGCCATGACGCCCGTCTTCCCCTGCGGGTCCGGCGACGGGCAGATCCACATCTCCATCGCCACGAAGTGCCCGTCGCGATGGCGTACGGGCAGGGTGCCGACGACCGCCTCCCCGGCCAGGACGCGCTGGGCGAGCTGCTCGGCCAGATCCCAGTTGCCCTCCGGGACGAGTACCTGGTTGGCGTCGCGGCCGAGCAGTTCCTCCGGCGGGTGGCCGAGGACGTCCTGGGCGGCCAGCGACCACTCGACGATGCGTCCGCCCGCGTCTGTCCGCCAGAGCGCGACCGGCAGGAGTTCGCGCAGCACACCCGCGTACCCGACCACCGTCAGGGGCTGGTCGGGCAGCTTGCTCATCGGCTCGTGAATGTCCACGCGACCGCCTCACCCCGGGGAGCCGGGGGCGCAGCACGTGCCGGGAACTCCCCGGCGATCCCCGGATGAGCGCTGCCGGCCCGGCACCGGTGCCACCTTTCGGGTGCATTTTCTCAGAAATCACCCTATCCAAGGCATCGAAAGCGGCAAACGAGGGCGACGGGGCCGGGGCGGACCCCGCACGGCCCGCCCCCCGCCGTGCCCGCGCGGACCGATTCCGGGCCGGGACTCGCGGGCCCTGCGCGGGCTCCCGGACCCGGGGCCGGGCCTCGCGCGCCGACCCCGGGCCGACCGTCCGGCCGGTCCGGCCGGTCAGACCTTCTCGAAGACCATCCGCAGCGCGGTGTAGCGGCGCTCACGCAGGAACTTCAGCGCCGTGCGCTGCTCCCTGATGATGTCGGCGACCGCGTCCTCGCCGATGAGCTCCGCGCCCCTGGCCCGGTTGGCCTGCGCCCGCTCCAGCCAGCTCGCCACCGTCTTCACGCCGTCGTCGGGATCGCTGCGCACCTCCGGGATCCGGAACAGGCCGCGGGCCGCCTCGGTGAGCTCGCCCCGGGTCGGGAGGAACACCTCGGGGAAGACCTTCCGGGACGCGTGCATGCCCTCGCGGAGGTTGTCGAAGCCGTCCCGGACGTCCTTGAGGGCCGTCCTGATCCGCCCGCCGCCGTTCGCCTCGTGCCCGGCGGGGCGGCGCGGCGGCAGGACCAGGGAGGTGAACCAGCCGCCGCTGTTCCAGGCGTTGGCCTGGAGGGAGACGCGCCCGCCGGGCCGCAGCCAGGTGTGACAGCGCTCGAAGAACGTGCGGTAGCTGGCCACGCGCCTGCGCCGCAGCATGGTCGTGCCCGCGAAGTGCTCGATCGCCTCGATCGCGATGATCGCGTCGTACGGGGCGTCCGGCTCGTGGTCGAACCAGTTCTCGGCCAGGATCTCGCAGTTGGGCCAGCCCTTCTGGCGGACCCAGGCCGCCTGGCCGGGGCTCATCGTGAGCCCGACGGCATGGCCCACGTCGTGGTTCTCCACCAGGCGCTGCATGAGGCTGCCCCAGCCGCAGCCGACGTCGAGCACCCGGCCTGCGCCCGCCGCGCGCGCGGCCTCGACGTGGTGATCCAGCTTGCGGAGCTGCGCCGACTCGAGCGTGTCGCCGTCCTCCCACATGGCGTAGGAGTAGACGAGTTCGGGCCCGAGCGTCAGCCGGTAGAACTCGCCCAGGAAGTCGTACTGATGAAGGATC
It contains:
- a CDS encoding SpoIIE family protein phosphatase; the protein is MSKLPDQPLTVVGYAGVLRELLPVALWRTDAGGRIVEWSLAAQDVLGHPPEELLGRDANQVLVPEGNWDLAEQLAQRVLAGEAVVGTLPVRHRDGHFVAMEMWICPSPDPQGKTGVMAIAVETSAVLRMRDSLAAMEGLFTQSPIGLAMLGPDLRYLRVNDALARMNGVPAAGHLGKRPTEVVPGVNVEVLESLMREVLERGRAMVDVRGTGRTPAEPGRDRMWSCSFAPLLDITGRRLGLIASLIDISDQEDARSQARRAEGRFALLADAGARIGTTLDLRRTAEEVVQMLVPELADSADVQLLEEVLGPDEATESSKGMVRRMAAVFPEADAPTSTLVAGTTYQVPLGSVYERVIAEGRPMDLFRSDLPALFPGAGDEGLRAYFGSRIRSARLVPLVARGKALGAVVLTRTREREPFDELDKVLIDELVARAALNVDNARMYTGQREAALTLQRSLSIAALPEVTGLELTGRYLPASDHEVGGDWFDVIALPDGRTGLVIGDVMGHGIHAAAVMGQLRTVVRTLARHHVPPAAMLHSLDAAVADLGENEMATCVYAVHDPVSGDCLVSRAGHPPPAVVAPDGTVDFLDGSPGTPLGTGCAEFRTERVPLEPGTLLVLYTDGLIEARGRDLDEGMRELATALRHLDRPLEDTCDRVLSRLLPSTARDDVAVLLARRSRRRAP
- a CDS encoding SAM-dependent methyltransferase, with the translated sequence MALIGSRKTSEYKGTSSEAILHQYDFLGEFYRLTLGPELVYSYAMWEDGDTLESAQLRKLDHHVEAARAAGAGRVLDVGCGWGSLMQRLVENHDVGHAVGLTMSPGQAAWVRQKGWPNCEILAENWFDHEPDAPYDAIIAIEAIEHFAGTTMLRRRRVASYRTFFERCHTWLRPGGRVSLQANAWNSGGWFTSLVLPPRRPAGHEANGGGRIRTALKDVRDGFDNLREGMHASRKVFPEVFLPTRGELTEAARGLFRIPEVRSDPDDGVKTVASWLERAQANRARGAELIGEDAVADIIREQRTALKFLRERRYTALRMVFEKV